Proteins encoded together in one Candidatus Xianfuyuplasma coldseepsis window:
- the lspA gene encoding signal peptidase II, whose translation MKKTVLIPGIIIVILIALDQLTKQLVFRTMELGEEIVVIKNFFMITSHRNTGAAWGIFDGNMVFFYIITVIAGVLFYWLLKDANLKTKKLYTYGIILMIAGGIGNFIDRALFQEVIDFINIDLWSYTTFPIFNIADICLVVGMFLFASDILYEEWLQWKQSSSKPTNDSTE comes from the coding sequence ATGAAAAAAACCGTTCTGATTCCCGGTATTATCATTGTTATTTTGATTGCACTTGATCAGTTGACAAAACAACTTGTGTTCCGAACAATGGAACTGGGTGAAGAAATTGTCGTCATCAAGAACTTCTTTATGATTACCTCCCACCGCAATACGGGTGCTGCGTGGGGTATTTTTGATGGGAATATGGTCTTTTTCTATATCATCACTGTCATTGCTGGTGTACTGTTTTACTGGTTATTAAAAGATGCAAATTTAAAAACCAAAAAGTTGTATACCTATGGCATCATCCTAATGATTGCCGGGGGAATTGGTAATTTTATTGATCGCGCGTTGTTTCAAGAAGTGATTGATTTTATCAATATTGATTTGTGGAGCTACACAACGTTCCCCATCTTTAACATTGCGGATATTTGTCTCGTTGTCGGGATGTTCTTATTTGCCAGTGATATTCTATACGAGGAGTGGTTACAATGGAAACAATCATCGTCAAAGCCGACCAACGACTCGACCGAATAG
- a CDS encoding S16 family serine protease yields the protein MKQTFLQYRTTFFVLIGVTIISLFVSLFPLELKLTAPGLNSEVGDFITIEEAYPVEGSLHTTSVISLDRVTLLQYLVGEFENKVDIEEYPEYYDTIDVSDLTITGSLYHDDSLVKSLIVGISRTNHTIDYETNTMVYLTYNYLDADTIEIGDIVLSVNGSTDINTAIQEVACNATGEFVVLRDDQELTYTITKHQLDDYCAFGLFVRDFSEILTTDVQYTIHQSHVGGSSGGLLQTLYVYNALTPNDITGGLKIAGTGTIRVDGSVGAIGGVRQKIITASMNNIDVFFVPHLSDSENDNYVVAMKTFEELSSNMIIVPVTSFDDALDYLEGRFGGAYDE from the coding sequence GTGAAACAAACGTTTCTACAGTATCGCACAACGTTCTTTGTTCTTATTGGCGTAACCATCATTAGTCTGTTTGTATCGTTATTTCCATTAGAGTTAAAACTAACTGCTCCGGGTTTAAATAGTGAAGTCGGAGATTTCATCACGATTGAAGAAGCGTATCCGGTCGAAGGAAGTTTACATACAACAAGCGTAATTTCATTGGATCGTGTCACCTTGCTTCAATATCTTGTTGGTGAGTTCGAAAATAAAGTCGACATTGAAGAATACCCCGAATATTACGATACGATTGATGTCAGTGATTTAACGATTACGGGTTCACTGTATCATGACGATAGCTTGGTTAAAAGTTTGATTGTCGGGATTTCTCGAACCAACCACACCATTGATTATGAAACCAATACAATGGTGTACTTAACCTATAATTATTTGGATGCGGATACGATTGAAATCGGCGATATCGTATTATCTGTCAACGGATCTACCGATATCAATACCGCGATTCAAGAGGTTGCATGTAATGCGACCGGTGAGTTCGTTGTCTTACGGGATGATCAAGAACTCACCTATACCATAACCAAACATCAATTGGATGATTATTGTGCGTTTGGATTATTTGTACGAGATTTTAGTGAAATTCTCACCACGGATGTCCAATATACGATTCATCAGTCTCATGTTGGTGGCAGTAGTGGTGGACTACTACAAACGCTCTATGTGTACAATGCATTAACGCCAAACGATATTACAGGTGGTTTAAAGATTGCAGGAACGGGTACAATCCGAGTCGATGGATCGGTTGGGGCCATTGGTGGTGTTCGGCAAAAGATTATCACCGCTTCAATGAACAACATAGATGTCTTCTTTGTACCGCATCTAAGCGATAGCGAGAATGATAATTACGTAGTAGCGATGAAGACGTTTGAAGAACTATCATCGAATATGATTATTGTTCCAGTAACGTCCTTTGATGATGCCCTTGATTACCTAGAAGGTCGTTTTGGAGGTGCGTATGATGAATAA
- a CDS encoding deoxycytidylate deaminase, translating into MKRTDYISWDTYFMGVARLSAMRSKDPQTQVGACIVNTKKRIVGIGYNGFPFGIEDDQFPWDKKESWLDSKYPYVVHAEPNAILNATEPLDNATLYVTLFPCNDCAKLIIQSGIKEVVYLEDKYHDRDIFVASRRMFEASGVSTRQLQPMELHITE; encoded by the coding sequence ATGAAACGAACAGACTATATATCATGGGATACCTATTTTATGGGTGTAGCCCGTCTCAGTGCGATGCGAAGTAAAGATCCTCAAACCCAAGTCGGTGCTTGTATTGTCAATACGAAGAAACGAATTGTCGGGATTGGATACAATGGGTTTCCGTTTGGGATTGAAGATGATCAGTTCCCGTGGGACAAAAAAGAATCGTGGTTGGATAGTAAATATCCTTACGTTGTCCATGCGGAACCTAACGCCATATTAAATGCCACAGAACCACTGGATAATGCGACATTGTATGTCACATTATTTCCTTGTAACGATTGTGCGAAATTAATCATTCAAAGTGGGATCAAGGAAGTCGTGTATCTGGAAGATAAGTATCACGATCGTGATATTTTTGTTGCGTCACGACGGATGTTTGAAGCCAGTGGTGTTTCAACGAGACAACTACAACCAATGGAGTTGCACATTACCGAGTGA
- a CDS encoding pseudouridine-5'-phosphate glycosidase: protein MNSYIELSKEVARAVAYNQPIVALESTIISHGMPYPQNVETALQCQQIVRDNGAVPATIAILNGKLKVGLSDEEIDFLGKEGQKIHKTSRRDIAYNILHKINGATTVSATMYIAEQAGIKVFATGGIGGVHRNAEDTMDISADLEELANTNVTVVSAGAKAILDLALTLEYLETKGVPVIGYQTDQLPAFYSRESDFKVNFNVQSPKEIADLITTKQFLGLKGGMLIANPIPKKYSMPKELINEAIEQALVEMESLGIKGKETTPYLLGKIVELTKGKSLAANIQLVYNNCKLAAQIAYEVHQIEV from the coding sequence ATGAATTCCTACATCGAATTAAGTAAAGAAGTCGCTCGGGCAGTGGCCTACAATCAACCGATTGTCGCACTAGAATCGACGATTATTTCCCATGGTATGCCCTATCCACAAAACGTGGAAACGGCACTTCAGTGCCAGCAAATTGTCCGTGATAATGGGGCCGTACCTGCAACCATAGCGATTCTAAATGGGAAACTTAAAGTCGGTCTTAGTGATGAAGAAATTGACTTTCTTGGGAAAGAAGGACAAAAGATCCACAAAACATCCAGACGCGATATTGCCTATAATATCTTGCATAAGATTAATGGTGCAACAACGGTTAGTGCAACCATGTATATTGCCGAACAGGCTGGAATTAAAGTATTCGCTACCGGAGGTATTGGTGGTGTTCATCGCAACGCAGAAGACACGATGGATATTAGTGCGGATTTAGAAGAATTGGCAAATACGAATGTTACGGTGGTGTCTGCTGGAGCAAAAGCCATTCTTGATTTGGCCCTTACCTTAGAGTATTTGGAGACCAAAGGCGTACCAGTAATAGGCTATCAAACCGATCAACTCCCTGCTTTTTATTCCCGTGAAAGTGATTTTAAGGTGAATTTTAACGTTCAATCCCCAAAAGAAATCGCTGACTTAATTACTACAAAACAATTTCTTGGATTAAAGGGTGGGATGCTTATTGCCAACCCGATTCCTAAAAAGTATAGCATGCCAAAAGAGTTGATTAATGAAGCGATTGAACAAGCATTAGTTGAAATGGAATCATTGGGTATAAAAGGGAAGGAAACAACCCCCTATCTACTAGGAAAAATCGTAGAGCTAACCAAAGGTAAATCACTCGCAGCAAATATTCAATTAGTATATAATAATTGTAAGCTTGCCGCTCAAATCGCTTATGAAGTCCATCAAATAGAGGTGTAA
- a CDS encoding PfkB family carbohydrate kinase, whose protein sequence is MNIDFNIHSDQPYVLHDSNIVHHQKQVGGVGANIAQNLANFGMDVSFLTMFSIDALGIFAKQTLTHKGILIDHCDTMSLPSNMYMAIFDQQRDLYLGLNDMPLVDEMTPRWIKTKYQYITSFDAIVLDNNLPQKTIEYLVKTYSSKRIYIDAVSGVKAPKLVNIINQVYVIKMNHAEFEILFPKETVPPKTMLLVSNGSQKITLYQGDNIVHQTPETIEHPISTSGAGDALFSGFIYGLESQYSLPTSLSIGAYAAYKTIHVKSSINHEVNINEFLHRIK, encoded by the coding sequence GTGAATATTGATTTCAATATTCATAGTGATCAACCGTATGTATTGCATGATTCCAACATTGTTCATCACCAAAAACAAGTCGGTGGCGTTGGGGCAAATATCGCCCAAAACCTAGCTAATTTTGGCATGGATGTATCGTTTCTAACGATGTTTTCCATTGATGCCTTAGGCATTTTTGCCAAGCAAACATTAACCCATAAGGGAATACTTATCGACCATTGTGATACGATGTCGTTACCATCGAATATGTACATGGCGATTTTTGATCAACAACGCGATTTATATCTCGGTTTAAATGATATGCCATTAGTTGATGAAATGACCCCACGTTGGATCAAAACCAAATATCAATACATTACCAGTTTTGACGCGATTGTATTGGATAACAATCTACCTCAAAAGACGATCGAATATCTTGTTAAGACGTATTCGTCTAAGCGTATCTATATCGATGCTGTTAGTGGAGTAAAAGCTCCAAAACTTGTTAACATAATCAATCAAGTATATGTAATCAAAATGAATCATGCAGAGTTTGAAATTCTTTTTCCAAAAGAAACAGTCCCGCCAAAAACGATGCTTCTAGTTAGTAATGGGTCTCAGAAAATCACCCTGTATCAAGGAGATAATATCGTTCATCAAACCCCAGAGACAATCGAACATCCCATCAGTACAAGTGGTGCTGGTGATGCCCTTTTTAGTGGTTTCATCTATGGTCTTGAATCTCAATATTCATTACCGACATCACTATCAATCGGTGCATATGCCGCCTATAAAACCATTCACGTAAAATCCAGTATCAATCATGAGGTGAATATCAATGAATTCCTACATCGAATTAAGTAA
- the msrA gene encoding peptide-methionine (S)-S-oxide reductase MsrA, with product MKPLRYREYNPHWKEEYKRLEDYVYHILAPYIKAIHHIGSTSVESLGAKPIIDIAVVYSDHLDIIISILEQHGWTYEGEKGIEHRHAFRRDDDTFYEHHLYVQLEGSENLLKVLAFKRALQTNPRYRMQYQALKQQLIQQNSKDRELYTDSKTDLIMHILKEESIVKSIVFAGGCFWGVEAYFKQLPGVADTEVGYINGPGMTNYNEVCAGSGHAEAVLIKYDEDHISLKKLLDHLFNIIDPTSINKQGNDRGIQYRTGIYNYPYEQLAFIQNYLNVRQKEYQKPLQLELETDLTFYPAEDYHQDYLDKHPSGYCHVDLTSHKNVL from the coding sequence GTGAAACCGTTACGTTATCGTGAGTATAACCCGCATTGGAAAGAGGAATATAAACGACTAGAGGATTATGTCTACCATATCTTAGCCCCTTATATAAAGGCTATTCATCATATTGGTAGCACAAGTGTTGAGAGTTTAGGAGCCAAACCAATTATTGATATTGCCGTCGTATACAGCGACCATCTCGATATCATCATTTCGATTTTAGAACAACATGGCTGGACCTACGAAGGCGAAAAAGGAATCGAGCATCGTCATGCCTTTCGACGTGATGACGATACCTTCTATGAACATCATTTATATGTTCAACTAGAAGGCAGTGAGAATTTGTTGAAAGTCCTTGCATTCAAACGGGCATTGCAAACCAATCCCCGTTATCGCATGCAGTATCAAGCATTAAAACAACAATTGATCCAGCAAAACAGCAAGGATCGCGAATTATATACAGATTCAAAAACGGATTTAATTATGCATATTTTAAAGGAGGAATCCATTGTGAAATCAATTGTCTTTGCCGGGGGATGCTTTTGGGGAGTCGAAGCATATTTTAAACAATTGCCAGGAGTAGCGGATACCGAAGTTGGCTACATCAATGGCCCAGGAATGACCAACTACAATGAGGTCTGTGCCGGTAGTGGCCATGCCGAAGCCGTATTGATTAAATATGATGAAGATCACATTTCACTGAAAAAACTCTTGGATCACTTGTTTAATATCATCGATCCAACATCGATTAATAAACAGGGGAATGACCGTGGTATTCAATACCGTACGGGGATATACAACTATCCCTACGAACAGCTTGCATTTATCCAAAATTACTTAAATGTTCGGCAAAAAGAATACCAAAAACCATTGCAATTAGAGTTGGAAACAGATTTAACCTTTTATCCTGCAGAAGACTACCATCAAGATTATTTGGACAAACATCCATCCGGATATTGTCATGTCGATTTAACATCACATAAGAATGTCCTCTAA
- a CDS encoding tRNA threonylcarbamoyladenosine dehydratase, which translates to MFRRLELLIGPEKLAILQQKTVLIVGLGGVGGNAAEAIARSGFGRILLVDQDVVEPSNINRQLVARSTTLGKPKVDVMEQRIVDINPNCDVVTYHTFYDYSTKDTIWDNDIDYIIDCIDTITYKIDIIQEAHKRGIPMISVMGTGNKYQPEQLTIMRLSKTEYDPIARVIRHKLRHQLNLKDVIVIASKEVPQKPLQETSSPASNAFVPNTAGILAASYIFRIAIGETVTLS; encoded by the coding sequence ATGTTTCGACGCTTAGAACTGTTAATTGGACCAGAAAAGCTCGCCATACTACAACAGAAAACGGTCCTTATTGTCGGTCTTGGTGGAGTCGGTGGCAATGCCGCCGAGGCCATTGCCCGTAGTGGGTTTGGGCGCATCCTATTAGTCGATCAAGATGTTGTTGAACCCAGTAATATCAACCGTCAATTAGTTGCTAGATCTACGACACTAGGCAAACCAAAAGTTGATGTGATGGAACAGCGGATAGTCGACATTAATCCAAACTGTGATGTCGTTACATACCATACATTTTACGATTATTCCACGAAAGACACCATTTGGGACAATGACATTGATTATATCATTGATTGTATTGATACAATTACCTATAAAATCGATATCATTCAAGAAGCACATAAACGGGGAATCCCGATGATTAGTGTCATGGGGACCGGGAATAAATATCAACCAGAACAACTCACCATTATGCGCTTATCAAAAACCGAATACGATCCGATTGCGCGAGTTATTCGTCATAAGTTACGTCATCAGCTCAATTTAAAAGATGTCATCGTAATCGCCTCAAAAGAAGTTCCACAAAAACCACTTCAAGAAACCTCTTCACCCGCCTCCAATGCGTTTGTACCAAACACCGCTGGTATCTTAGCAGCGAGTTATATTTTCCGGATTGCGATTGGTGAAACCGTTACGTTATCGTGA
- a CDS encoding AI-2E family transporter: protein MKPKYKFLSDEFLNKAIRVLVVVLLSLGVILLASQFSSIWFSIVNAVQKVLVPLALVWLLSLIMFPLIKLLERRGVGPRGLSVTVVFVGTVTAFFLIIYFLLPFVEQQIRDFFANDWPAVQSYFENDFRDDFILGPDLYDWILGTINDSTLVEDTISNFADNLASVVSSSLINIFAVVVVLPVLLIYYLLDFEMINDTIRSIVPKKYEKDASDLGSRLSNTVGAYIRGQLLLMLAIGIAATILYRLIGLQYFFIFGIIVGLTNIIPYFGAIIAMIPVVIYAVITSDTGPGPIVVVLVNVGLQMIEGNIFQPIIMGRQLEMHAIIIIVSILFFGSLFGTIGVIFAAPMAATIRVLIEFYRDKRNTANQQNLDLRKP, encoded by the coding sequence ATGAAACCGAAATACAAATTTCTCAGTGATGAATTTCTCAACAAAGCAATACGTGTGCTTGTTGTTGTTTTGTTGTCACTTGGAGTTATTTTACTAGCTTCACAGTTCAGTAGTATCTGGTTCAGTATCGTGAATGCTGTCCAAAAAGTACTAGTACCTCTCGCATTGGTATGGCTCTTGTCACTTATCATGTTCCCATTAATTAAATTATTGGAACGACGAGGGGTAGGTCCACGAGGACTAAGTGTTACCGTGGTTTTTGTCGGAACCGTTACTGCATTCTTCTTAATCATCTATTTCTTGCTCCCCTTTGTTGAGCAACAAATTCGGGATTTCTTTGCCAATGACTGGCCTGCTGTACAGAGTTATTTCGAAAATGATTTTCGAGATGATTTTATCTTAGGTCCTGATTTATACGATTGGATTTTAGGTACGATCAATGATTCGACATTAGTCGAAGATACGATTAGTAATTTTGCAGATAACTTAGCATCTGTCGTATCCTCTAGTCTAATCAATATCTTTGCCGTCGTTGTTGTCTTACCTGTCTTATTGATTTATTATTTACTCGACTTTGAAATGATCAACGATACGATTCGTAGTATTGTTCCGAAAAAATATGAGAAAGATGCCTCTGACTTGGGTAGCCGCCTAAGCAACACCGTTGGTGCCTACATCCGAGGACAATTACTCTTGATGCTCGCGATTGGTATTGCTGCAACAATTCTGTATCGATTGATTGGATTACAATACTTCTTCATCTTTGGAATTATCGTTGGGTTAACCAACATTATTCCTTATTTTGGAGCGATTATCGCGATGATTCCGGTGGTTATCTATGCCGTCATCACCAGTGATACCGGTCCAGGACCAATTGTTGTCGTATTGGTAAATGTTGGACTACAAATGATAGAAGGAAACATCTTCCAACCAATCATTATGGGTCGACAACTCGAAATGCATGCGATCATCATCATCGTTTCAATCTTATTCTTTGGTAGTTTATTTGGAACCATTGGGGTTATCTTTGCTGCACCGATGGCCGCAACCATCCGTGTTCTAATTGAGTTTTACCGGGATAAACGGAATACGGCCAATCAACAAAACTTGGATTTACGTAAGCCATAA
- the aspS gene encoding aspartate--tRNA ligase → MNRTHTNGELRLTDLGKTVTLSGWVAKKRDLGGLVFIDLRDRYGITQLAFNPDSPLYSQTLDIKSEYVLEITGTVIERSSKNPQLPTGDIEVDVASLTVLNKAKLPPLLIQDETDALENTRLKYRYLDLRRPVLQENFIVRHKTVQAVREFLNNEDFLDVETPILTKSTPEGARDYLVPSRLNEGKFYALPQSPQIFKQLLMVAGFEKYYQIAKCFRDEDLRSDRQPEFTQIDIEMSFMSQEDVLDVSERMIKYVMKKVKGIDLTEPFPRMTYNQAMNKYGVDKPDTRFDMKLVNITQLAAETTFGVFTNNIENGGIVKGITVKNGAELYSRKGIDKLTDFVKKLRAKGLAFVKLIDGELSGSIVKFFTDEQQQELISLAELEDNDLFLIVSDKAEVVHQSLGLLRNHIAKEQQLVDPEEYDFLWVIDWPMFEYRDEHQRYFSLHHPFTMVQETDIPLLDTAPDKALAYCYDLVVQGQELGGGSIRIHREDIQNKVFDILGISKEEQQQKFGFLLDALQYGTPPHGGIAFGLDRLIMLLVHTENIRDVVAFPKTNSGQCLLTEAPGIVSEEQLTELAIKTIK, encoded by the coding sequence ATGAACCGAACACATACCAATGGTGAGTTACGACTTACTGATCTGGGAAAAACCGTTACCCTCAGTGGTTGGGTAGCTAAAAAACGTGACCTTGGTGGTCTTGTCTTCATCGATTTACGCGATCGTTATGGGATTACACAACTTGCCTTTAATCCCGATAGTCCACTGTATTCGCAAACGCTCGATATTAAGAGTGAATACGTGTTAGAAATAACAGGAACCGTCATCGAACGCTCAAGTAAAAATCCCCAACTACCAACGGGAGATATCGAAGTAGATGTCGCATCATTAACCGTCTTAAACAAGGCAAAATTGCCACCGTTATTGATTCAAGATGAAACCGATGCTCTGGAAAATACCCGGCTTAAGTATCGATATCTTGATTTGCGACGTCCTGTGTTACAGGAAAACTTTATTGTTCGTCACAAAACCGTTCAAGCGGTTCGCGAGTTTTTAAACAACGAAGATTTTCTCGATGTAGAAACACCAATTCTAACGAAATCAACTCCTGAAGGAGCCCGAGACTATCTCGTTCCTTCACGTTTAAACGAAGGAAAATTTTACGCACTCCCGCAATCCCCACAAATCTTTAAACAATTACTAATGGTGGCTGGCTTTGAAAAGTATTATCAAATCGCAAAATGTTTTCGTGATGAAGATTTGCGTAGTGATCGTCAGCCGGAGTTTACTCAAATTGATATCGAGATGAGTTTCATGTCCCAAGAAGATGTTTTGGATGTGAGTGAACGAATGATTAAATATGTCATGAAAAAAGTGAAAGGAATTGATCTAACAGAACCGTTCCCACGGATGACATACAACCAAGCGATGAACAAGTATGGTGTCGATAAACCGGATACCAGATTTGATATGAAGCTGGTTAACATAACACAGTTAGCAGCTGAAACAACGTTTGGCGTATTCACCAACAACATTGAAAACGGAGGAATTGTAAAAGGGATTACCGTTAAAAATGGTGCAGAGTTATACTCTCGTAAAGGCATTGACAAGTTAACGGACTTTGTCAAGAAATTACGAGCAAAAGGCTTGGCGTTTGTCAAACTGATTGATGGTGAATTGAGTGGTAGTATTGTGAAATTCTTTACCGATGAGCAACAACAAGAATTAATCTCACTAGCTGAATTAGAAGACAATGATTTATTCTTGATTGTTAGTGATAAAGCCGAAGTTGTTCACCAATCACTAGGACTCTTACGGAACCATATTGCCAAAGAGCAACAGCTTGTTGATCCTGAGGAGTATGATTTTCTCTGGGTCATTGATTGGCCAATGTTTGAATATCGCGATGAGCATCAACGCTATTTCAGTTTGCATCATCCGTTTACGATGGTTCAAGAAACGGATATTCCTTTACTGGATACAGCTCCCGATAAAGCGCTTGCGTACTGCTATGACTTGGTTGTTCAAGGTCAAGAACTCGGTGGCGGAAGCATCCGGATCCATCGTGAAGATATCCAAAATAAAGTGTTTGATATTCTCGGAATTTCCAAAGAAGAACAACAGCAGAAATTTGGGTTCTTACTCGATGCCCTACAGTATGGAACACCCCCTCATGGAGGAATCGCATTTGGTCTCGACCGTTTGATTATGTTGTTGGTTCATACGGAAAATATTCGTGACGTCGTTGCCTTCCCAAAAACCAACAGTGGCCAATGTCTCCTAACAGAAGCACCAGGAATCGTGTCGGAAGAGCAACTGACCGAGCTTGCTATCAAAACAATTAAATAA
- the hisS gene encoding histidine--tRNA ligase, whose amino-acid sequence MYQKMKGTYDVLPTESGKWHALEKAIRNVSKLYNYKEIRTPIIEYTELFHRSVGESTDIVSKETYDFIDRGKRSNTLRPEGTAGVVRSYIENKLYADKLPVQKVYYVGPMFRYERPQKGRYRQFMQFGAEAFGSSSPQLDAEIIAYAVSVLKALKIKDVTVRLNSLGDHDSKAAYKDALMVHLKPSITELCHDCQTRYETNPLRILDCKIDNNHPVLVEAPKPMDYLTEEDANHFDAVCDYLDAMNIDYVIDKNLVRGLDYYTHTVFEVEAHLETLGAQNVICGGGRYDHLVKSLGGPEVPGVGFAFGLERLLFALESIQFKGDPQYLHLFLMILGEEQKADGMAMLNRCRLGGLFADIDFMDRGMKGKWKQVEHHNARFVAIYGANEKANNKINIKDQQSGEEVTISKHQLYNHIVAELMKPSHACTSCEADSCDDCEE is encoded by the coding sequence ATGTATCAAAAAATGAAAGGGACATACGATGTATTACCCACCGAAAGTGGGAAATGGCACGCTTTAGAAAAAGCGATTCGTAATGTCAGTAAGTTATACAATTACAAAGAAATCCGAACACCTATCATCGAGTATACGGAACTGTTTCATCGCAGTGTCGGTGAATCGACGGATATTGTCAGTAAAGAAACCTACGATTTTATCGATCGTGGGAAACGATCGAATACATTGCGTCCCGAAGGCACAGCCGGTGTCGTACGTAGCTATATTGAAAATAAACTGTATGCGGACAAATTACCCGTTCAAAAGGTGTATTATGTCGGACCAATGTTCCGCTATGAACGTCCCCAAAAAGGTCGTTATCGTCAGTTTATGCAGTTTGGTGCTGAAGCCTTTGGTTCATCGAGTCCCCAGCTTGATGCAGAAATTATTGCTTATGCCGTAAGTGTTCTCAAAGCGTTAAAAATCAAGGACGTTACCGTCCGTTTAAACAGCCTTGGTGATCACGATTCAAAGGCAGCGTATAAAGACGCATTGATGGTTCATTTAAAGCCATCCATCACTGAACTGTGCCACGATTGTCAAACTCGTTATGAAACCAATCCACTGCGGATATTGGATTGTAAAATTGATAACAATCATCCCGTTTTGGTGGAAGCACCCAAGCCCATGGATTATCTCACTGAAGAAGATGCAAATCACTTTGATGCAGTTTGTGACTACTTGGATGCGATGAACATTGATTATGTGATTGATAAAAATCTTGTTCGCGGACTGGATTACTATACCCATACGGTATTTGAAGTCGAAGCACACTTAGAAACACTTGGCGCTCAAAACGTCATTTGTGGTGGTGGTCGTTACGATCACCTTGTAAAATCTCTTGGGGGACCAGAAGTACCAGGAGTTGGTTTTGCATTCGGTTTAGAACGTTTATTGTTTGCCTTAGAGAGTATACAGTTCAAAGGGGATCCCCAATACTTGCATCTGTTCTTGATGATCCTTGGTGAGGAGCAGAAAGCCGATGGTATGGCGATGTTAAATCGTTGCCGTCTTGGTGGCTTGTTCGCCGATATCGATTTTATGGATCGCGGAATGAAAGGTAAATGGAAACAAGTAGAGCATCACAATGCTCGTTTTGTCGCCATTTATGGCGCAAACGAAAAAGCCAATAATAAAATCAATATTAAAGATCAACAAAGTGGAGAAGAAGTGACAATCTCAAAACATCAACTCTACAACCACATTGTGGCAGAATTAATGAAACCAAGTCACGCTTGTACGTCTTGTGAAGCCGACAGTTGTGACGATTGTGAGGAATAA
- a CDS encoding GNAT family N-acetyltransferase — MERLLLPTITTKRLVLRALIRQDAPDIYDYANDPRVGPSAGWKPHESIDETYRFIDYSIKKKEYGQPGIFAIVLQDTGRVIGTIEIHSYRQFKGEIGFVLHPKYWNQGYITEAAQAVIIYAMEYLKLKRLAYCHFPENDVSKRVCEKLGFTFEGVLRDKFLLYDGTLKDDVTYSITQQDYENGTISWINDVKKDVLIDY, encoded by the coding sequence ATGGAACGGTTACTATTACCTACAATTACGACGAAACGTCTGGTACTGCGCGCGCTAATCCGTCAAGATGCACCGGATATTTATGACTATGCCAACGATCCCCGCGTGGGACCAAGTGCCGGATGGAAACCGCATGAATCGATTGATGAAACCTATCGTTTTATCGATTATTCGATTAAAAAGAAAGAGTACGGGCAACCCGGTATTTTTGCGATCGTACTTCAAGACACTGGACGAGTCATTGGCACAATCGAAATTCACTCGTATCGTCAGTTTAAGGGTGAAATTGGCTTTGTTCTTCATCCGAAGTATTGGAATCAAGGCTACATTACTGAAGCTGCCCAAGCGGTCATCATATACGCGATGGAATATCTTAAGTTGAAACGACTCGCCTATTGTCATTTTCCTGAGAATGATGTATCCAAACGTGTTTGTGAGAAGTTAGGCTTCACTTTTGAAGGTGTTTTACGTGATAAATTCTTACTGTACGATGGCACATTAAAAGATGATGTCACCTATAGCATCACCCAACAAGATTATGAAAATGGCACAATTTCATGGATAAACGACGTGAAAAAGGATGTATTGATTGACTATTAA